Proteins encoded by one window of Sorangium aterium:
- a CDS encoding response regulator — MEVKSDDNAVSPLVLVVDDFQDNREMFAEYLSFSGFRVAEAATGREALDRAFELIPDLILMDLSLPEIDGWEATRHLKSDPRTMRIPIVALTGHTLAGHSREAKDAGCDAFLTKPCLPDTLVLEIRRLLSRGVASSQPESTP, encoded by the coding sequence ATGGAAGTGAAGTCTGATGACAACGCGGTCTCGCCGCTCGTCCTGGTCGTGGACGACTTCCAGGACAACCGGGAGATGTTCGCGGAGTACTTGTCTTTCTCCGGGTTCCGCGTGGCCGAGGCGGCGACGGGGCGCGAGGCGCTCGACCGCGCCTTCGAGCTGATCCCGGACCTCATCCTGATGGACCTCTCGCTCCCCGAGATCGACGGCTGGGAGGCGACGCGCCACCTCAAGAGCGATCCTCGCACCATGCGGATCCCCATCGTCGCCCTCACGGGTCACACGCTCGCGGGGCACTCGCGCGAGGCGAAGGACGCGGGGTGCGACGCCTTCCTGACGAAGCCGTGTCTGCCGGACACGCTCGTGCTCGAGATTCGCCGCCTCCTGTCGCGCGGCGTCGCGTCATCGCAGCCGGAAAGCACGCCCTGA
- a CDS encoding response regulator: protein MSEAERSEFTEHHDEQGDEDTLVIERRRRVLIVDDDPDFLVMAEAALAAHGFLVERATGGLRGVFLATQDVPDVILCDLRMPGIDGFVVAEALRADPATQHVAIFACTGRRDLEARAALNASAFDGVLVKPVDWDSAARLLHEIVGVRRPYGPT, encoded by the coding sequence ATGTCCGAGGCAGAGCGCAGTGAGTTCACCGAGCATCACGACGAGCAGGGAGATGAGGATACCCTGGTGATCGAGCGGCGGCGCAGGGTCCTCATCGTCGATGATGATCCCGATTTCCTCGTCATGGCGGAGGCGGCGCTCGCTGCGCACGGCTTCCTGGTGGAGCGGGCAACCGGCGGGTTGCGTGGCGTGTTCCTCGCGACGCAGGACGTGCCGGATGTGATCCTGTGTGACCTGAGGATGCCCGGCATCGACGGCTTCGTCGTCGCCGAGGCGCTGCGCGCCGATCCGGCGACCCAGCACGTCGCCATCTTCGCGTGCACCGGCCGGCGCGATCTCGAGGCCCGCGCCGCCCTCAACGCCTCGGCGTTCGACGGCGTCCTCGTGAAGCCGGTCGACTGGGACAGCGCCGCTCGTTTGCTCCACGAGATCGTCGGCGTCCGCCGACCCTACGGACCTACCTAG
- a CDS encoding sensor histidine kinase — translation MWMDDEFFARVGHDLRGELATMLAGVHYLLRYQKDLGAAPRDMLERVRGAGERLKRLLDEFDNSIWLRADASRPMAIASCDAGELARRAAGHLEEAATARGVRISFDAEPDGGAPVEGDPELLRVAIEYVLGFAILRSRDRPVQIRVSISGGEAVVTVIDEAGPVAPEPLARLLDPFGERAAIPADPVAPRRRERLGLGLAIARGILGAHGGGLTVEPSSERADGSSTEPASGLSPTGLRFSCSLGGVQRGAPPSSPETRGRGGAASASGDGG, via the coding sequence ATGTGGATGGATGACGAGTTCTTCGCGCGTGTGGGCCACGATCTTCGGGGTGAGCTGGCGACCATGCTGGCGGGGGTCCACTATCTCCTGCGTTACCAGAAGGACCTCGGGGCGGCGCCGCGAGACATGCTGGAGCGCGTGCGCGGCGCGGGCGAGCGGCTGAAGCGGCTCCTCGACGAGTTCGACAACTCCATCTGGCTCCGCGCGGACGCGAGCCGTCCCATGGCGATCGCGTCGTGCGATGCAGGCGAGCTCGCCCGCCGCGCGGCGGGGCACCTCGAGGAAGCGGCGACCGCGCGTGGCGTGCGCATCTCGTTCGATGCGGAGCCCGACGGGGGCGCCCCCGTGGAGGGGGATCCTGAGCTGCTCCGGGTGGCGATCGAGTACGTGCTCGGCTTCGCCATCCTGCGCTCGCGCGATCGCCCCGTGCAGATACGTGTCTCGATCTCTGGCGGTGAGGCGGTGGTGACCGTCATCGACGAGGCCGGCCCCGTCGCGCCAGAGCCGCTCGCCCGGCTGCTCGATCCGTTCGGCGAGCGGGCAGCGATCCCCGCCGACCCCGTCGCGCCGCGCCGTCGAGAGCGGCTGGGCCTCGGGCTCGCGATCGCGCGTGGCATCCTCGGCGCGCACGGGGGCGGGCTGACCGTGGAGCCGTCGTCCGAGCGCGCGGACGGCAGCTCGACGGAGCCGGCCTCGGGGCTCTCCCCGACGGGTCTGCGATTCTCGTGCTCTCTCGGCGGCGTTCAACGGGGCGCTCCCCCCAGCTCGCCCGAAACGAGGGGTCGCGGCGGCGCGGCGAGCGCGAGCGGCGATGGCGGATGA
- a CDS encoding HEAT repeat domain-containing protein → MPTLSSLLVQHGVTSMRVVEEAIARQVLHGGDLATNVLELGAVRERELTALLAESLGLPPAVGRLRPASPEVLRTIPVDLAVQHRVFPLDVRGGLDVAGAGAAQREATLVIATAEPLALPVAEELSFALGVSLRQLAAPLVRIRQALAEHYGVALERRLSRLVKQLDARAEPSPDEPNQSNGPGPAVTAAVPPAASAPASPAGADAAPRAAVDATSSARVDTTPPAEVVAARPVEVAAASPPGADADSPAGARPTSPPGVDASSPASVEEPEEAAETQQRRHSIEDAPTVESLTSIYDEDTVVADVALNEAVPTPRKPPLHEMDDEPTVVAAYPLDLSALRYPEAHMPRVEAVASKRAAPARDEAAAPTGQAAALQEEPAIEPAVPTPRSEQLAPHLSPLAPSDAVHTSPRVEAPGPPVEIPESAPKAAASPASALSGARSPAPGTQLLTGWLKRASAAHRPQREPLPQAASALQQRPDGSAPTASAPLPLPAVPTPEAPVPEAPVPEAPPAERRELSSITPAAKVSMREAGRSAPAAQRRKGPFTLAMAEQALAAVGSSEEVLAVLFDFAQQYFEYTVLFTVHGERAEGRNASGPGAERERVTKITVPFERPSALARARALRAPLVTAIAGSAPDAELQRELGRKVHAAAVAVVPIVVRGRVVALVYGDDGATSVELSSIGDLIALAGIAATVLERLILRKKLNRSGGAQQSDGPAPHDAATPPQKAPAPLHPAPAPPEDAAAGPSEGAAAPPEDAAAPLGEQAIEGPLSLRTRAALMELSSMVRSDAHGSHVAAAGAQLPAADADRDAGEPPPADPSDVAPRAVRPQGGWTTEDGASGIDAVARAFGLRGTGVEAESVPPEEGVAHAMAFSSTIPPAPTLHAQRLGSEPQFRSGLEVDADVVSGTAVTAPMMPAITPPMMPAVTAPMMPAVTPLPASRAATSSAPAIIDEIPDLEIPAAPVPSASEDLDLGEPEEARTKRYSRPPWMLDSSITPGAEEHRELGPAPAAGRPSWRRRTPVAVETATSYARPPSERRAAASQSPAGDLRAEYSSLLQHVLAGGESGARAFAELVRNADTAISIVAARFPGPLRVDRQRFREQLAGPEGAAIVATAPPASQCGPLLELIVAMRRPALPFMTVRSASPDPEVRLWATHVLGELPYPEAANALLPRLFDDSIAVRRIAIQSAASLIAAPPAGGPILQGLDHIARDREESSARRLAAIETMTEIRSGASVPALISALTDPHEAIVEAAARALIVITRDDLGRDARRWLSWWSRNGERHRIEWIIDALTHEKPAIRRAAIDELKGITKEYFGYYEDLPRQEREAAQERYRAWWISEGRSRFRTTG, encoded by the coding sequence ATGCCGACGCTGAGCTCTCTCCTCGTGCAGCATGGGGTTACCTCGATGCGGGTGGTCGAAGAGGCGATCGCCCGCCAAGTGCTCCACGGCGGCGACCTCGCCACGAATGTGCTGGAGCTGGGGGCGGTGCGTGAGCGGGAGCTCACGGCGCTGCTCGCAGAGAGCCTCGGGCTCCCGCCCGCCGTGGGCCGATTGCGGCCCGCGTCGCCCGAGGTGCTCCGGACGATCCCGGTCGATCTCGCGGTCCAGCACCGCGTGTTCCCCCTCGACGTACGCGGAGGCCTCGACGTGGCAGGGGCGGGAGCCGCGCAGCGCGAAGCGACGCTCGTCATCGCCACGGCGGAGCCCCTCGCGTTGCCCGTGGCGGAGGAGCTGAGCTTCGCGCTGGGGGTCAGCCTGCGGCAGCTCGCCGCGCCGCTGGTGCGCATCCGCCAGGCGCTCGCCGAGCACTACGGCGTGGCCCTGGAGCGGCGGTTGTCGCGGCTCGTGAAGCAGCTCGACGCGCGCGCCGAGCCGAGCCCCGACGAGCCGAACCAGTCGAACGGGCCTGGGCCAGCGGTCACCGCAGCGGTCCCGCCGGCGGCGTCGGCGCCCGCCTCACCCGCGGGCGCCGACGCGGCTCCACGCGCAGCGGTCGACGCCACCTCGTCCGCGCGGGTCGACACGACGCCTCCTGCCGAGGTCGTCGCGGCCCGCCCGGTCGAGGTCGCTGCGGCCTCGCCCCCTGGCGCCGATGCGGATTCACCGGCAGGCGCTCGCCCCACGTCGCCTCCAGGAGTCGACGCGTCTTCGCCGGCCAGCGTCGAGGAGCCCGAGGAGGCTGCTGAGACCCAGCAGCGGCGGCACAGCATCGAGGATGCTCCGACGGTCGAATCGCTGACCTCGATCTACGACGAGGACACGGTCGTCGCGGACGTCGCGCTCAACGAGGCGGTGCCCACGCCGAGGAAGCCGCCGCTCCACGAGATGGATGACGAGCCGACGGTCGTCGCTGCGTATCCGCTCGATCTGTCCGCGCTCCGCTATCCCGAGGCGCACATGCCTCGGGTCGAGGCGGTCGCTTCGAAGCGCGCCGCGCCAGCTCGTGATGAGGCGGCCGCGCCCACCGGCCAGGCCGCTGCGCTGCAGGAAGAACCGGCGATCGAGCCGGCAGTGCCGACGCCGCGCTCCGAGCAGCTCGCGCCGCACCTCTCGCCGCTGGCGCCATCGGACGCCGTGCACACGTCGCCGCGCGTGGAAGCGCCGGGGCCGCCCGTCGAAATCCCGGAGTCGGCTCCGAAAGCAGCGGCCTCGCCGGCGTCGGCGCTCTCCGGCGCGCGTTCGCCGGCGCCAGGTACTCAGCTCCTGACGGGCTGGCTGAAGCGGGCCTCTGCGGCACACCGGCCTCAGCGAGAGCCGCTGCCGCAAGCCGCCTCGGCGCTGCAGCAGCGGCCGGACGGATCCGCGCCGACGGCGTCGGCACCGTTGCCGCTACCCGCAGTACCGACACCCGAGGCGCCGGTCCCCGAGGCGCCGGTCCCCGAGGCGCCTCCGGCCGAGCGACGCGAGCTCTCCTCGATCACGCCAGCGGCGAAGGTCTCCATGCGAGAGGCGGGACGGTCTGCGCCCGCTGCGCAGAGGCGTAAGGGCCCCTTCACGCTGGCCATGGCCGAGCAGGCGCTCGCCGCCGTCGGCTCGAGCGAAGAGGTGCTCGCGGTCCTCTTCGACTTCGCTCAACAGTACTTCGAGTACACGGTCCTGTTCACGGTGCACGGCGAGCGCGCCGAGGGCCGCAACGCTTCAGGTCCAGGCGCCGAGCGTGAGCGCGTCACGAAGATCACCGTGCCCTTCGAACGTCCGAGCGCCCTCGCCAGGGCGCGCGCGCTCCGCGCGCCGCTCGTCACCGCGATTGCCGGCAGCGCTCCTGACGCCGAGCTCCAGCGCGAGCTCGGCAGGAAGGTCCATGCGGCCGCTGTGGCGGTCGTCCCGATCGTCGTGCGCGGCCGCGTCGTCGCGCTCGTCTACGGTGACGACGGCGCCACCTCGGTCGAGCTCTCGAGCATCGGAGACCTCATCGCGCTCGCCGGCATCGCGGCGACGGTGCTGGAGCGGCTCATCCTGCGGAAGAAGCTGAACCGCAGCGGTGGTGCCCAGCAAAGCGACGGCCCGGCGCCCCACGATGCCGCCACGCCTCCGCAGAAGGCGCCCGCGCCGCTGCATCCCGCACCTGCGCCTCCGGAGGACGCCGCCGCCGGACCTTCGGAGGGCGCTGCTGCGCCTCCAGAGGACGCTGCTGCGCCGCTGGGCGAACAGGCCATCGAGGGACCGCTGTCCCTGCGCACCCGCGCCGCGCTCATGGAGCTGAGCAGCATGGTCCGCTCGGACGCGCACGGCTCGCACGTCGCCGCCGCAGGAGCGCAGCTGCCCGCGGCGGATGCAGATCGCGACGCGGGAGAGCCCCCGCCCGCCGACCCCTCGGACGTCGCGCCGCGAGCCGTGCGGCCGCAGGGCGGCTGGACGACGGAGGACGGCGCTTCGGGGATCGATGCCGTCGCGCGTGCCTTCGGCCTTCGCGGCACCGGCGTGGAGGCCGAGTCCGTGCCGCCGGAAGAAGGTGTCGCGCACGCGATGGCCTTCAGCTCGACCATCCCGCCGGCCCCGACGCTGCACGCACAACGCCTCGGCTCCGAGCCGCAGTTCCGGTCGGGCCTCGAGGTGGACGCGGACGTCGTGTCGGGCACGGCCGTCACGGCGCCGATGATGCCGGCGATCACGCCGCCGATGATGCCGGCGGTCACAGCGCCGATGATGCCGGCGGTCACGCCGCTGCCTGCGTCGCGCGCCGCAACGTCGTCCGCGCCGGCGATCATCGACGAGATCCCCGACCTCGAGATCCCCGCGGCGCCGGTCCCCTCGGCGTCGGAGGACCTCGATCTCGGCGAGCCGGAAGAGGCGCGGACGAAGCGGTACTCACGGCCTCCGTGGATGCTCGACAGCTCGATCACGCCGGGTGCAGAGGAGCACCGGGAGCTCGGACCGGCGCCGGCAGCGGGGCGCCCCTCGTGGCGCCGCCGCACGCCTGTCGCCGTCGAGACCGCCACGTCGTACGCGAGGCCCCCGTCCGAGCGCCGCGCCGCGGCCTCGCAGTCGCCGGCCGGCGACCTGCGCGCAGAGTACAGCTCGCTCCTTCAACACGTCCTCGCGGGCGGCGAGTCCGGCGCGAGGGCGTTCGCCGAGCTCGTGCGGAACGCCGACACGGCGATCTCGATCGTCGCCGCGCGGTTTCCCGGTCCGCTCCGGGTCGACCGTCAGCGCTTTCGTGAGCAGCTGGCCGGACCGGAGGGCGCCGCGATCGTCGCCACCGCGCCCCCCGCCTCCCAGTGCGGGCCGCTGCTCGAGCTCATCGTCGCGATGCGGCGGCCGGCGCTCCCCTTCATGACCGTGCGGAGCGCCTCGCCCGATCCCGAGGTGCGCCTGTGGGCCACGCACGTGCTCGGCGAGCTGCCGTACCCGGAGGCCGCCAACGCGCTGCTCCCACGGCTCTTCGACGACAGCATCGCCGTGCGGCGGATCGCGATCCAGTCGGCCGCCTCGCTGATCGCGGCGCCGCCTGCGGGCGGCCCGATCCTGCAGGGGCTCGATCACATCGCGCGCGATCGCGAGGAATCGTCCGCGCGACGGCTCGCGGCCATCGAGACGATGACCGAGATCCGCTCCGGAGCCAGCGTGCCGGCGCTCATCAGCGCGCTCACCGATCCTCACGAGGCGATCGTCGAGGCGGCGGCGCGGGCGCTGATCGTCATCACGCGGGACGATCTCGGCCGAGACGCGCGCAGGTGGCTGTCGTGGTGGTCGAGGAACGGCGAGCGCCATCGCATCGAGTGGATCATCGACGCGCTCACGCACGAGAAGCCTGCCATCCGCCGCGCGGCGATCGACGAGCTGAAGGGCATCACCAAGGAGTACTTCGGCTACTACGAGGACCTGCCGCGGCAGGAGCGGGAGGCCGCCCAGGAGCGCTACCGCGCGTGGTGGATCTCCGAGGGGCGCTCGCGGTTCCGCACCACCGGCTGA
- a CDS encoding DsbA family protein, whose protein sequence is MNKGTAIVGFLLCFIAGMGLMWSIDRSAGSRGHEISAAVEDGQPWTDEDAAIPVSSKDPLWGTRAAPVTMVVFSDFECPFCSKVETTISQLKDKYGPEKLRIIWKNNPLPFHKNARPAALAAETVFRLGGSKAFWKFHELAFQNQKSLSPESFEKWAGDAGVDRAKFKAAFDRQEYMAKIDADMAVGKTSGVTGTPASIINGVFLSGAQPIDKFTSVIDEQLKAAQAAVASGTKPDKVYAKLAAENKAKAPPQKDRERPQEDDKTVWKVPVGEAPAKGPATALVTIVEWSDFQCPFCSKVVPTIDEIVKTYGDKVRFVWKNNPLPFHQRAEPAAELAMEARAQKGDKGFWDAYDLLWKNQQKLNDEDLLGYAKELGLDVEKVKAAIATKKHGASIAADQELADDLQASGTPHFFINGRRLVGAQPIDKFKAIIDEELKKSEALLAKGVAAKDLYAEIIKDGKEPPPPERKEVSAPPPNSPWKGGEKAKVVMQVFSDFECPFCKRVEDTVSQISKTYGDKLKIVWRHRPLPMHKNAPLASEAAQEAYAQKGNAGFWAYHEELFKNQGQPDGLARASLEKYAEEQGLDLTKFKKALDANTHKAFVDSESAVADKAGISGTPAFVVNGYFISGAQPFSKFKKLIDKAMKEAGETAPAGLPVKKPAPAAQPAAAPATPK, encoded by the coding sequence ATGAACAAGGGAACAGCCATCGTCGGCTTTCTTCTCTGCTTCATCGCAGGGATGGGGCTGATGTGGAGCATCGATCGGAGCGCCGGCTCGCGCGGCCATGAGATCTCGGCCGCCGTCGAAGACGGTCAGCCGTGGACCGACGAGGACGCGGCGATCCCGGTGTCGTCGAAGGACCCCCTGTGGGGCACGCGGGCGGCGCCGGTGACGATGGTCGTCTTCAGCGATTTCGAGTGTCCGTTCTGCAGCAAGGTCGAGACGACGATCAGCCAGCTCAAGGACAAGTACGGCCCCGAGAAGCTGCGCATCATCTGGAAGAACAACCCGCTCCCCTTCCACAAGAACGCGCGCCCGGCGGCGCTCGCGGCCGAGACCGTGTTCCGCCTCGGCGGCTCGAAGGCGTTCTGGAAGTTCCACGAGCTCGCCTTCCAGAACCAGAAGAGCCTCTCGCCCGAGAGCTTCGAGAAGTGGGCCGGCGACGCCGGCGTCGACAGGGCGAAGTTCAAGGCGGCGTTCGATCGGCAGGAGTACATGGCCAAGATCGACGCCGACATGGCGGTCGGCAAGACCTCGGGCGTCACCGGCACGCCCGCGTCGATCATCAACGGCGTGTTCCTGAGCGGCGCTCAGCCGATCGACAAGTTCACGTCCGTCATCGACGAGCAGCTCAAGGCCGCGCAGGCGGCGGTCGCCTCCGGGACGAAGCCCGACAAGGTGTACGCCAAGCTCGCCGCGGAGAACAAGGCGAAGGCGCCGCCCCAGAAGGACCGCGAGCGCCCGCAGGAGGACGACAAGACCGTCTGGAAGGTGCCCGTCGGCGAGGCGCCGGCGAAGGGTCCGGCCACCGCGCTGGTCACCATCGTTGAGTGGTCCGACTTCCAGTGCCCCTTCTGCAGCAAGGTCGTCCCGACGATCGACGAGATCGTCAAGACCTACGGGGACAAGGTCCGGTTCGTCTGGAAGAACAACCCGCTCCCGTTCCACCAGCGCGCGGAGCCCGCGGCTGAGCTCGCCATGGAGGCCCGCGCGCAGAAGGGCGACAAGGGCTTCTGGGACGCGTACGACCTGCTCTGGAAGAACCAGCAGAAGCTCAACGACGAGGACCTGCTCGGCTACGCCAAGGAGCTCGGGCTCGACGTCGAGAAGGTGAAGGCCGCGATCGCCACCAAGAAGCACGGCGCGTCCATCGCCGCCGATCAGGAGCTCGCGGACGACCTGCAGGCGTCCGGGACCCCGCACTTCTTCATCAACGGCCGCCGGCTCGTCGGCGCGCAGCCGATCGACAAGTTCAAGGCGATCATCGACGAGGAGCTGAAGAAGTCCGAGGCGCTGCTCGCCAAGGGCGTCGCCGCGAAGGACCTCTACGCCGAGATCATCAAGGACGGCAAGGAGCCGCCGCCGCCCGAGCGCAAGGAGGTCTCCGCGCCGCCGCCGAACAGCCCGTGGAAGGGCGGCGAGAAGGCCAAGGTCGTGATGCAGGTCTTCTCGGACTTCGAGTGCCCGTTCTGCAAGCGCGTCGAGGACACGGTCTCCCAGATCTCGAAGACCTACGGCGACAAGCTGAAGATCGTGTGGCGCCACCGGCCGCTGCCGATGCACAAGAACGCGCCGCTCGCGTCCGAGGCCGCGCAGGAGGCGTACGCGCAGAAGGGCAACGCCGGGTTCTGGGCGTACCACGAGGAGCTCTTCAAGAACCAGGGGCAGCCGGACGGCCTCGCGCGCGCCTCGCTCGAGAAGTACGCCGAGGAGCAGGGCCTCGACCTGACGAAGTTCAAGAAGGCGCTCGACGCGAACACCCACAAGGCGTTCGTGGACTCCGAGAGCGCCGTCGCGGACAAGGCGGGCATCAGCGGGACGCCGGCGTTCGTCGTGAACGGCTACTTCATCAGCGGCGCCCAGCCGTTCTCGAAGTTCAAGAAGCTCATCGACAAGGCCATGAAGGAGGCCGGCGAGACCGCGCCCGCCGGGCTGCCCGTCAAGAAGCCGGCGCCCGCCGCGCAGCCGGCCGCCGCCCCCGCCACCCCGAAGTGA
- a CDS encoding serine/threonine-protein kinase → MANSSATVPRPVPPPSHEPNKSGFAADDVPRPLGRYVLLRRIARGGMGEVFLASTTGLEGAERPVVVKIIRREHASDPSYIARFLDEARVQAQLQHSGVAQVIEADVDPATGEPYAVVEHVEGRSLGEVRARAVQLGHRFDWAEAVAIATMIAEALAHVHERRDPSGAALAIVHRDLSPQNVMLGFAGDVKIIDFGTARGQNRRCHTVAGVVFAKPGYVAPEVANGDPGDARVDLYALGIMLWELCAGRRFLQGDAQAHMAAVARNQNDPPPIALSLGAPSALDAAIGRLTAFDRDARYPSSRAAARDLAALLGAAVALPGGERGVRARAAHLMQRLFPGEPGRSRSEFAALVAAAKAHRATAVTPVSPRAEAMASAERVDDGTLPGTRYRLLREIGTGASSTVHEAEHVDLGRRVALKVVSAEHSATDVVASRFRREARVLSRLSHEHLVKVHDFGMAADGRLFCAMDLLEGETLDALLVRGGAIDWRDALAMAAKVLSALELAHAEGLVHRDIKPENLFMTRPRAAEGALSLADAGLKLLDFGLAKRLSEDRGEADGVADETGAGEGPARAAVAIVGTPEYMAPEQAASGRIDGRADLYALGCVLYEMLTGRLPFVEHSLVALIDAKIKGSPERLRERAPTRQIPTFVDDLVMRALARHPSVRFQSAAEMRKAILDALGQPARARTRRRALGFAAVAAAMTLAGVLVVGKGRELVASVPAVAALVGAAGEATAASGDEAQPAAPGAPAIAAEAPAVAADAPAAAAEAPAVAADAPAAAADAPSLAAASYAPASAAAALAAASAPGPGAAGQGSATPSTLAAVSAAGADAAAPREGAALPAAVVPHAQAAIAKSDAAKPPARDEPARRASATAARAPAPKAAKPAARGAADRASREVAKREQKARERSSSSAARESAAPTPARGEADTAAKDAHEDRGEAKRRRHKRRSRVAKAE, encoded by the coding sequence ATGGCGAACTCCTCCGCGACCGTGCCTCGCCCGGTTCCTCCGCCCTCGCATGAGCCCAACAAGAGCGGCTTCGCTGCGGACGATGTTCCCCGGCCGCTCGGTCGTTACGTGCTCCTGCGGCGCATCGCCCGGGGAGGCATGGGGGAGGTGTTCCTCGCCTCCACGACCGGGCTGGAAGGGGCCGAGCGCCCCGTCGTCGTGAAGATCATCCGCCGCGAGCACGCGTCCGATCCGAGCTACATCGCCCGCTTCCTCGACGAAGCGCGGGTGCAGGCGCAGCTCCAGCACTCCGGCGTCGCGCAGGTCATCGAGGCGGACGTCGACCCGGCGACGGGGGAGCCTTACGCGGTGGTCGAGCACGTCGAGGGCCGGAGCCTCGGCGAGGTCCGCGCCCGCGCGGTGCAGCTCGGGCACCGCTTCGACTGGGCGGAGGCGGTCGCGATCGCGACGATGATCGCGGAGGCGCTCGCCCACGTGCACGAGCGCAGGGACCCGTCGGGCGCCGCGCTCGCCATCGTCCACCGCGATCTGTCGCCGCAGAACGTGATGCTCGGCTTCGCCGGTGACGTGAAGATCATCGACTTCGGCACCGCCCGCGGGCAGAACCGGCGCTGCCACACGGTCGCGGGCGTCGTCTTCGCGAAGCCGGGCTACGTCGCGCCGGAGGTCGCCAACGGCGATCCGGGCGACGCGCGGGTCGATCTCTATGCGCTCGGGATCATGCTCTGGGAGCTGTGCGCGGGGCGCCGGTTCCTGCAGGGCGACGCGCAGGCGCACATGGCCGCGGTCGCGCGCAACCAGAACGACCCGCCGCCGATCGCGCTGTCGCTCGGGGCTCCATCGGCGCTCGACGCCGCCATCGGGCGGCTCACGGCCTTCGACCGCGACGCCCGCTACCCGTCGAGCCGCGCCGCCGCGCGCGACCTCGCCGCGCTCCTCGGGGCGGCGGTCGCCCTGCCCGGCGGCGAACGCGGCGTGCGCGCGCGGGCCGCGCACCTGATGCAGCGCCTGTTCCCCGGCGAGCCGGGGCGCTCGCGCAGCGAGTTCGCGGCCCTCGTCGCCGCCGCCAAGGCCCACCGCGCCACGGCCGTGACGCCGGTGAGCCCGCGCGCGGAGGCCATGGCCTCCGCCGAGCGCGTGGACGACGGCACGCTGCCCGGGACGCGCTACCGGCTGCTGCGCGAGATCGGGACGGGCGCGAGCAGCACCGTCCACGAGGCGGAGCACGTCGATCTGGGGCGCCGCGTGGCGCTCAAGGTCGTCTCCGCGGAGCACTCGGCGACCGACGTGGTCGCGAGCCGCTTCCGGCGCGAGGCGCGCGTCCTCTCGCGCCTCTCCCACGAGCACCTCGTGAAGGTCCACGATTTCGGCATGGCCGCGGATGGCCGGCTGTTCTGCGCCATGGACCTCCTGGAGGGCGAGACGCTCGACGCCCTGCTCGTCCGCGGCGGCGCGATCGACTGGAGGGACGCGCTCGCGATGGCCGCCAAGGTGCTGAGCGCGCTCGAGCTCGCGCACGCCGAGGGGCTCGTTCACAGGGACATCAAGCCCGAGAACCTGTTCATGACGCGCCCGCGCGCCGCCGAGGGGGCGCTCTCCCTCGCGGACGCCGGCCTGAAGCTGCTCGATTTCGGGCTCGCGAAGCGCCTCTCCGAGGATCGCGGCGAGGCCGACGGCGTCGCGGACGAGACGGGCGCCGGCGAAGGGCCGGCCCGGGCCGCGGTCGCGATCGTCGGGACGCCCGAGTACATGGCCCCCGAGCAGGCCGCGTCGGGGCGCATCGACGGCCGCGCCGATCTCTACGCGCTAGGCTGCGTCCTCTACGAGATGCTCACGGGGCGCCTGCCGTTCGTCGAGCACAGCCTCGTCGCGCTGATCGACGCGAAGATCAAGGGCAGCCCCGAGCGCCTCCGCGAGCGCGCGCCGACCCGGCAGATCCCGACCTTCGTCGACGATCTGGTGATGCGCGCGCTGGCCCGTCATCCGAGCGTCCGCTTCCAGAGCGCCGCCGAGATGCGAAAGGCCATCCTGGATGCGCTGGGGCAGCCCGCGCGCGCGCGCACCCGCCGCCGCGCGCTGGGGTTCGCCGCGGTGGCCGCCGCGATGACGCTCGCGGGCGTGCTGGTGGTCGGCAAGGGGCGCGAGCTGGTGGCCAGCGTCCCCGCGGTCGCTGCGCTCGTCGGCGCCGCGGGCGAGGCGACCGCGGCGTCGGGCGACGAGGCGCAGCCCGCTGCGCCCGGCGCGCCGGCAATCGCTGCGGAGGCGCCGGCAGTCGCTGCGGATGCGCCGGCGGCAGCCGCAGAGGCGCCGGCAGTCGCTGCGGATGCGCCGGCGGCAGCCGCGGATGCGCCGTCGCTCGCGGCAGCTTCCTACGCGCCGGCGTCCGCCGCGGCAGCTCTCGCAGCGGCCAGCGCGCCAGGGCCTGGCGCGGCAGGGCAGGGGAGCGCCACGCCTTCGACCCTCGCCGCTGTGTCCGCCGCCGGAGCTGATGCCGCCGCGCCCCGAGAGGGAGCCGCGCTGCCCGCGGCGGTGGTGCCGCATGCGCAGGCCGCCATCGCGAAGAGCGACGCGGCGAAGCCACCGGCGAGGGACGAGCCCGCCCGGCGCGCCTCGGCGACGGCCGCGCGCGCACCGGCGCCCAAGGCCGCCAAACCTGCGGCGCGCGGCGCGGCGGATCGCGCCTCCCGCGAGGTTGCGAAGCGCGAGCAGAAGGCGCGCGAGCGATCGTCCTCGTCCGCGGCGCGCGAGTCGGCCGCGCCGACACCCGCGCGTGGCGAGGCTGACACGGCGGCGAAAGACGCGCACGAGGATCGCGGCGAAGCGAAGCGGCGCCGTCACAAGCGGCGGTCCCGGGTCGCGAAAGCGGAGTAG